One stretch of Zingiber officinale cultivar Zhangliang chromosome 6B, Zo_v1.1, whole genome shotgun sequence DNA includes these proteins:
- the LOC121992823 gene encoding amino acid transporter AVT3C-like, with protein MGFSNEASSSGYGIDASGPLLPPVGGGDPHPLSSQPKTVANVFIAIVGSGVLGLPYAFRRTGWAAGIILLLAVAALTFHCMMLLVRIRRCIDLDRSAKIASFGDLGFAVSGTVGRILVDVMIVLSQAGFCVGYLIFISNSLSHLLPLSFAFLSSKAVYVLAVLPFQLGLNSIKTLTLLAPLSIFADVVDLGAMGVVIVEDISILLSNPPPLHAFAGPSVILYGVGVAVYAFEGIGMILPLESEAADKSKFGRTLALSMGLIAFIYGLFGALGYAAFGEETKDIITANLGAGVLTVAIQIGLCINLFFTFPVMMNPVFEVAERWVTGKRYCWWLRWSAVLAVSLVATLVPNFADFLSLVGSSVCVVLGFVLPAAFHLKAFGSDLSWTEVASDIFIVAIGMGLAISGTWSSLVSIINSSET; from the coding sequence ATGGGGTTCAGCAACGAGGCGAGCTCCTCCGGCTACGGCATCGACGCCTCGGGGCCGCTCCTACCGCCGGTGGGTGGCGGAGACCCGCACCCGCTGTCGTCGCAGCCCAAGACGGTCGCCAACGTCTTCATCGCCATCGTCGGATCGGGCGTCCTCGGCCTCCCGTACGCGTTCCGCCGCACCGGCTGGGCCGCCGGCATCATCCTCTTGCTTGCCGTCGCGGCCCTCACCTTCCACTGCATGATGCTCCTCGTTCGCATCCGCCGCTGCATCGACCTAGACCGATCCGCCAAGATCGCCTCTTTCGGCGATCTCGGTTTCGCCGTCTCAGGCACCGTCGGCCGCATCTTGGTCGATGTCATGATCGTGCTCAGCCAGGCCGGGTTCTGCGTCGGCTACCTCATATTCATCTCCAATTCCCTCtcccaccttcttcccctttcctTCGCCTTCCTCTCCTCGAAAGCCGTCTATGTCCTCGCCGTGTTGCCCTTCCAGCTGGGTCTCAACTCTATCAAAACCCTAACCCTCCTCGCCCCGCTCAGCATCTTCGCGGACGTCGTTGATCTCGGCGCCATGGGCGTCGTCATCGTCGAGGACATCTCCATCTTGCTCTCCAACCCCCCGCCCCTCCACGCTTTCGCTGGGCCGTCCGTAATCCTCTACGGCGTCGGCGTCGCCGTCTACGCCTTCGAGGGCATCGGAATGATCCTCCCCCTGGAGTCGGAGGCCGCCGACAAGTCCAAGTTCGGCCGCACCCTTGCCCTTTCCATGGGCTTAATCGCCTTCATCTATGGCCTCTTCGGCGCGCTCGGCTACGCCGCCTTTGGCGAAGAGACCAAGGACATCATCACCGCCAATCTCGGCGCCGGAGTTCTCACCGTGGCCATCCAGATTGGCCTCTGCATCAACCTCTTCTTCACCTTCCCCGTGATGATGAATCCGGTGTTTGAGGTGGCGGAGAGGTGGGTCACCGGGAAGAGGTACTGCTGGTGGCTCCGCTGGTCGGCGGTGCTCGCGGTGAGCCTTGTGGCGACTCTCGTGCCCAACTTCGCCGACTTCCTGTCTCTAGTCGGGAGCAGCGTGTGCGTCGTGCTAGGATTCGTGCTGCCTGCGGCCTTCCATCTGAAGGCATTCGGCTCCGACCTGAGCTGGACTGAAGTTGCTTCTGACATCTTCATTGTTGCCATTGGGATGGGTCTCGCCATTTCCGGCACCTGGTCTTCTCTCGTCTCCATCATCAACTCGTCGGAAACTTGA